In Zingiber officinale cultivar Zhangliang chromosome 3B, Zo_v1.1, whole genome shotgun sequence, a single window of DNA contains:
- the LOC122056719 gene encoding 6-phosphogluconate dehydrogenase, decarboxylating 2 isoform X2, with product MALSRIGLAGLAVMGQNLALNIAEKGFPISVYNRTSSKVDETVERAKLEGNLPVYGFHDPAIFINSIQKPRVVIMLVKAGAPVDQTIATLSAHMEVGDCIIDGGNEWYENTERREKAMAEIGFLYLGMGVSGGEEGARNGPSLMPGGSYEAYKNIEDILLKVAAQVPDSGPCVTYIGKGGSGNFVKMIHNGIEYGDMQLIAEAYDVLKSVGKLTNEELHQVFSEWNKGELLSFLIEITADIFGVKDDKGDGYLVDKVLDKTGMKGTGKWTVQQAAELSVAAPTIAASLDSRFLSGLKEERVAAAKVFHSGGFDGVFDSEPVDKKKLIDDVRQALYASKICSYAQGMNLIRAKSIEKGWDLKLGELARIWKGGCIIRAIFLDRIKKAYDRNPELYNLLVDPEFAKEILDRQSAWRRVVCLAINSGISTPGMSASLAYFDTYRRESVPANLVQAQRDYFGAHTYERTDIPGSFHTEWFKIAKQSKI from the coding sequence ATGGCTCTCTCGAGAATAGGCCTTGCCGGTCTTGCTGTCATGGGCCAAAACCTAGCCTTGAACATTGCTGAAAAAGGATTTCCTATTTCTGTATACAATCGGACCTCCTCCAAAGTTGATGAGACTGTCGAACGTGCTAAACTCGAGGGAAACCTCCCTGTTTATGGTTTCCATGATCCTGCAATCTTTATCAACTCAATCCAGAAGCCCCGCGTTGTCATCATGCTTGTGAAAGCTGGTGCACCAGTGGATCAAACCATAGCCACACTTTCAGCTCACATGGAAGTGGGTGACTGCATAATTGATGGAGGGAACGAGTGGTATGAAAATACTGAGAGACGCGAAAAGGCAATGGCCGAAATTGGTTTCCTCTATCTTGGAATGGGAGTCTCAGGTGGCGAGGAGGGTGCTCGTAATGGTCCTTCATTGATGCCTGGAGGATCGTATGAAGCTTACAAGAACATAGAAGATATTCTTCTTAAGGTAGCTGCTCAGGTGCCTGACAGTGGTCCCTGTGTTACATACATTGGCAAAGGTGGTTCTGGTAATTTTGTAAAGATGATCCACAATGGGATCGAGTATGGGGACATGCAACTGATTGCTGAAGCTTACGATGTATTGAAATCCGTGGGGAAGCTTACAAATGAAGAGTTGCATCAGGTTTTCTCAGAATGGAACAAGGGTGAGCTCCTCAGTTTCTTGATTGAGATCACAGCTGATATTTTTGGGGTGAAGGATGATAAGGGTGATGGTTATCTCGTGGACAAGGTCTTAGACAAGACCGGAATGAAAGGTACTGGCAAGTGGACTGTGCAACAAGCAGCAGAACTATCAGTGGCCGCCCCAACTATTGCGGCATCTCTCGATTCCAGGTTCCTAAGTGGACTGAAAGAAGAAAGAGTTGCAGCTGCTAAAGTTTTCCATTCTGGTGGATTCGATGGTGTCTTCGACAGTGAGCCAGTTGACAAGAAGAAGTTAATCGATGATGTGAGGCAAGCGCTTTATGCCTCAAAAATCTGTAGCTATGCACAAGGCATGAACCTGATAAGGGCAAAGAGCATCGAGAAAGGCTGGGATCTCAAGTTGGGCGAGCTAGCTAGAATATGGAAAGGCGGGTGCATTATCCGTGCAATCTTCTTGGACCGGATCAAGAAGGCATACGATAGGAACCCCGAGCTATACAACCTGCTAGTGGATCCTGAGTTTGCCAAAGAGATACTGGATCGCCAATCTGCTTGGCGCCGAGTCGTTTGTCTTGCTATCAACTCTGGCATCAGCACTCCTGGGATGTCGGCTAGTTTAGCTTACTTCGACACTTACAGGAGGGAAAGTGTTCCTGCCAATTTGGTTCAAGCCCAGAGAGATTACTTTGGAGCTCACACATACGAGAGGACCGACATTCCTGGGTCTTTCCATACTGAGTGGTTCAAGATCGCGAAGCAGTCCAAGATCTGA
- the LOC122056719 gene encoding 6-phosphogluconate dehydrogenase, decarboxylating 2 isoform X1: MIFWSQKNNFTVAPRLNMALSRIGLAGLAVMGQNLALNIAEKGFPISVYNRTSSKVDETVERAKLEGNLPVYGFHDPAIFINSIQKPRVVIMLVKAGAPVDQTIATLSAHMEVGDCIIDGGNEWYENTERREKAMAEIGFLYLGMGVSGGEEGARNGPSLMPGGSYEAYKNIEDILLKVAAQVPDSGPCVTYIGKGGSGNFVKMIHNGIEYGDMQLIAEAYDVLKSVGKLTNEELHQVFSEWNKGELLSFLIEITADIFGVKDDKGDGYLVDKVLDKTGMKGTGKWTVQQAAELSVAAPTIAASLDSRFLSGLKEERVAAAKVFHSGGFDGVFDSEPVDKKKLIDDVRQALYASKICSYAQGMNLIRAKSIEKGWDLKLGELARIWKGGCIIRAIFLDRIKKAYDRNPELYNLLVDPEFAKEILDRQSAWRRVVCLAINSGISTPGMSASLAYFDTYRRESVPANLVQAQRDYFGAHTYERTDIPGSFHTEWFKIAKQSKI, from the exons ATGATCTTTTGGTCACAAAagaacaactttaccgttgcaccaag GTTAAACATGGCTCTCTCGAGAATAGGCCTTGCCGGTCTTGCTGTCATGGGCCAAAACCTAGCCTTGAACATTGCTGAAAAAGGATTTCCTATTTCTGTATACAATCGGACCTCCTCCAAAGTTGATGAGACTGTCGAACGTGCTAAACTCGAGGGAAACCTCCCTGTTTATGGTTTCCATGATCCTGCAATCTTTATCAACTCAATCCAGAAGCCCCGCGTTGTCATCATGCTTGTGAAAGCTGGTGCACCAGTGGATCAAACCATAGCCACACTTTCAGCTCACATGGAAGTGGGTGACTGCATAATTGATGGAGGGAACGAGTGGTATGAAAATACTGAGAGACGCGAAAAGGCAATGGCCGAAATTGGTTTCCTCTATCTTGGAATGGGAGTCTCAGGTGGCGAGGAGGGTGCTCGTAATGGTCCTTCATTGATGCCTGGAGGATCGTATGAAGCTTACAAGAACATAGAAGATATTCTTCTTAAGGTAGCTGCTCAGGTGCCTGACAGTGGTCCCTGTGTTACATACATTGGCAAAGGTGGTTCTGGTAATTTTGTAAAGATGATCCACAATGGGATCGAGTATGGGGACATGCAACTGATTGCTGAAGCTTACGATGTATTGAAATCCGTGGGGAAGCTTACAAATGAAGAGTTGCATCAGGTTTTCTCAGAATGGAACAAGGGTGAGCTCCTCAGTTTCTTGATTGAGATCACAGCTGATATTTTTGGGGTGAAGGATGATAAGGGTGATGGTTATCTCGTGGACAAGGTCTTAGACAAGACCGGAATGAAAGGTACTGGCAAGTGGACTGTGCAACAAGCAGCAGAACTATCAGTGGCCGCCCCAACTATTGCGGCATCTCTCGATTCCAGGTTCCTAAGTGGACTGAAAGAAGAAAGAGTTGCAGCTGCTAAAGTTTTCCATTCTGGTGGATTCGATGGTGTCTTCGACAGTGAGCCAGTTGACAAGAAGAAGTTAATCGATGATGTGAGGCAAGCGCTTTATGCCTCAAAAATCTGTAGCTATGCACAAGGCATGAACCTGATAAGGGCAAAGAGCATCGAGAAAGGCTGGGATCTCAAGTTGGGCGAGCTAGCTAGAATATGGAAAGGCGGGTGCATTATCCGTGCAATCTTCTTGGACCGGATCAAGAAGGCATACGATAGGAACCCCGAGCTATACAACCTGCTAGTGGATCCTGAGTTTGCCAAAGAGATACTGGATCGCCAATCTGCTTGGCGCCGAGTCGTTTGTCTTGCTATCAACTCTGGCATCAGCACTCCTGGGATGTCGGCTAGTTTAGCTTACTTCGACACTTACAGGAGGGAAAGTGTTCCTGCCAATTTGGTTCAAGCCCAGAGAGATTACTTTGGAGCTCACACATACGAGAGGACCGACATTCCTGGGTCTTTCCATACTGAGTGGTTCAAGATCGCGAAGCAGTCCAAGATCTGA